One Gloeobacter morelensis MG652769 DNA window includes the following coding sequences:
- a CDS encoding SBBP repeat-containing protein, with the protein MKFGLQLFNLTLPVALALSLSLAHRPQPVGALENAGTPSEAPQVVFEANKGQSAPQVKFLSRHRDSSLFLTAAEAVVALRINEKTGAALRLRWLGANPNLQMVGVQPQAGVSNYYLGSDPQRWQTNVGHYAKVQYRSVYPGIDMVWYGQKRELEYDFVVQPGADLRAIRLELQGAERLELDKQGDLLLRLPGGATLKQPRPLVYQQVNGKRRAVEGRYVLAGRQTIGFVVGRYDRTQPLVIDPVLRYSTYLGGSGEDLGDALAVDRTGSVYVTGESFSADFPTTAGAYQLSPAGGGDVFVTKLNGTGSALVYSTFIGGSASEVGERVVVDRQGNAYVGGTTASPNFPTTNGAYQTASGGGEDAFIAKLDASGGALVYSTYLGGSADDAGDEIALDRAGSVLVAGVTASGDFPVSAGAFQSTPGGGEDAFVAKLNPAGSALVYSTLLGGSEDDVADAIDLDSEGNAVVTGVTASPDFPLSTRALQRRLRGDTDAFVSRFNADGSALVFSTYLGGNADEEGDEIGVDSAGNVYITGITNSANFPTTPGSYQGTIGGGEDAFVAKLNPAGTALVYSTFLGGSADDAGDGIAVDQAGNVYLTGQTFSADFPVTADAFQPTIGGGEDSFVTKLSTTGASLVYSTFLGGSGSDSADEIVVQAGNAFVTGSTDSPDFPTTPRAYQKALSGGSDAFVVKITDPAP; encoded by the coding sequence ATGAAATTTGGCTTACAATTGTTTAATCTGACGTTGCCTGTGGCCCTCGCACTCTCGTTGTCTTTGGCCCACCGGCCGCAGCCGGTCGGTGCCTTAGAAAACGCGGGTACGCCTTCTGAGGCACCCCAGGTTGTGTTCGAGGCAAACAAAGGCCAAAGCGCTCCCCAGGTCAAATTCCTCTCGCGCCACCGCGATTCGAGCTTATTCTTGACTGCCGCCGAAGCGGTGGTTGCCCTGCGTATCAATGAAAAGACCGGTGCGGCTTTGCGCCTGCGGTGGCTGGGGGCCAATCCCAATTTGCAGATGGTCGGTGTGCAGCCGCAGGCTGGGGTGAGCAACTACTACCTGGGCAGCGATCCGCAGCGCTGGCAGACGAACGTCGGTCATTACGCCAAAGTTCAGTACCGCTCGGTGTACCCGGGTATCGACATGGTCTGGTACGGCCAGAAGCGCGAGTTGGAGTATGACTTTGTCGTACAGCCCGGCGCCGACCTCCGTGCCATCCGCCTTGAGTTGCAGGGGGCTGAGCGCCTGGAACTCGACAAACAGGGAGATTTGTTGCTGCGCCTGCCCGGCGGCGCAACGCTCAAACAACCCCGGCCGCTGGTGTACCAACAGGTAAACGGCAAGCGCCGGGCTGTCGAGGGCCGCTATGTCCTTGCGGGTCGCCAAACAATCGGTTTTGTTGTGGGTCGCTACGACCGCACTCAACCGCTGGTGATCGACCCGGTGCTGCGCTACTCGACCTATCTCGGGGGTAGCGGCGAAGATCTAGGCGACGCCCTGGCTGTCGACCGCACCGGCAGCGTCTACGTGACCGGCGAGAGCTTCTCGGCGGATTTCCCGACCACGGCGGGCGCTTATCAGCTTTCCCCGGCGGGCGGCGGCGACGTGTTTGTGACCAAATTGAACGGCACCGGGAGTGCCCTGGTCTACTCCACGTTTATCGGCGGCAGCGCTTCGGAAGTCGGCGAGCGGGTCGTCGTCGACCGGCAGGGCAACGCCTACGTAGGCGGCACGACCGCTTCGCCCAATTTTCCGACCACCAATGGGGCTTATCAGACGGCTTCCGGCGGCGGTGAGGATGCTTTCATCGCCAAGCTCGACGCGAGCGGCGGAGCGCTGGTCTATTCCACCTACCTAGGTGGCAGCGCCGATGACGCCGGCGATGAAATTGCCCTGGATCGTGCGGGTAGCGTTTTGGTCGCCGGTGTCACCGCCTCGGGTGACTTTCCGGTGAGCGCCGGTGCCTTCCAGAGCACCCCCGGCGGTGGTGAAGACGCTTTTGTCGCCAAGTTGAACCCGGCAGGCAGCGCGCTTGTTTACTCCACTTTGCTGGGGGGCAGTGAAGACGACGTTGCCGACGCCATCGACCTCGATTCGGAAGGGAACGCTGTGGTGACCGGTGTTACGGCATCTCCCGACTTTCCGCTGAGCACCCGCGCCCTGCAGCGGCGGCTGCGCGGCGACACCGACGCCTTTGTCAGCAGATTCAATGCCGACGGCAGCGCCCTGGTCTTTTCGACCTACCTGGGCGGCAACGCCGATGAAGAAGGCGACGAAATCGGCGTAGATAGCGCAGGCAACGTCTACATCACCGGCATCACCAACTCCGCCAACTTCCCCACCACCCCCGGTAGCTACCAGGGAACCATCGGCGGTGGAGAGGACGCTTTTGTGGCTAAGCTGAACCCGGCGGGGACAGCCCTGGTGTACTCGACGTTCCTGGGCGGCAGCGCCGACGATGCGGGCGACGGCATCGCCGTGGACCAGGCCGGCAACGTCTACCTGACCGGCCAGACCTTCTCGGCGGATTTCCCGGTCACCGCGGATGCCTTCCAGCCGACCATCGGCGGCGGCGAGGACTCGTTTGTCACCAAGCTGAGCACCACCGGGGCGAGCTTGGTCTACTCGACCTTCCTGGGCGGTAGCGGCTCCGACAGCGCCGATGAAATCGTCGTCCAGGCGGGCAATGCCTTTGTGACCGGCTCGACCGATTCGCCCGACTTCCCCACCACCCCCAGGGCGTACCAGAAGGCACTGAGCGGCGGCAGCGACGCCTTTGTCGTCAAGATCACCGACCCGGCGCCCTAA
- a CDS encoding transposase: MTLDILNVFDAWFPIVLHLLHTYFPAGSTLKLTLDRTTWGSLGQRPWWHYNVLTVVLIWNRHALPLNWTLLDHTGNSDLEDQKLLLLPIFSLLSGYHIVVLGDREFCSVKLANWLRSQKASFCLRLKISAYIQQQGQDFRSLKSLGLKPGMSLFLAGVRVTKKRANQGFSPFNVTCYWAEKVRNMRPGEGG; this comes from the coding sequence TTGACCCTCGACATTCTCAACGTTTTCGACGCCTGGTTCCCAATCGTTCTGCATCTGCTGCACACCTACTTTCCTGCTGGCTCCACACTCAAACTTACCCTCGATCGTACCACTTGGGGGTCGTTGGGGCAACGACCCTGGTGGCACTACAACGTTCTCACGGTGGTCCTGATCTGGAACCGCCATGCTCTGCCGCTCAACTGGACTTTGCTCGACCACACTGGCAACAGTGACCTTGAGGACCAAAAACTGTTGCTATTGCCCATTTTTTCCTTGCTATCCGGTTACCATATCGTCGTTTTGGGCGACCGGGAGTTCTGCAGCGTCAAGTTAGCCAATTGGCTACGCAGCCAGAAAGCTAGCTTCTGCTTGCGCTTGAAAATCAGTGCATATATTCAGCAACAAGGCCAAGATTTTCGGTCGCTGAAGTCGCTGGGTCTCAAACCTGGCATGTCCCTTTTTTTGGCGGGAGTGCGGGTGACAAAAAAGCGAGCAAACCAAGGATTTTCTCCCTTCAATGTCACCTGCTATTGGGCAGAAAAAGTGCGGAATATGCGGCCGGGAGAAGGTGGATAG
- a CDS encoding ISL3 family transposase has protein sequence MWRHSQKKDWDAVVRISIDEFGMRRGHDFKTVVSNIETGELLEVVDSHKQKEIIENLSRQASSVREAVEEVSIDMWGGFTKVVQQVFPNAVIVYDRFHVMRMVVSEVKKIARQCGIGKRKEQCCLLKNGKDLSVEESEKLEAALQRDKRLRQAYEYKEEFRLIYEESQTVEEGQRNLEAWLLKVRKVYGKVVQTISEHFEGICNYFISRSSSGVMEGINNRIKLIKRQGYGFTNFENLRLRLLACFTGKGSPSH, from the coding sequence ATGTGGCGGCACAGTCAAAAAAAAGACTGGGACGCAGTGGTACGCATAAGCATCGATGAGTTCGGCATGCGGCGAGGTCACGATTTCAAGACGGTCGTCAGCAATATTGAGACGGGCGAACTGCTGGAAGTGGTGGACAGCCATAAACAGAAGGAGATCATCGAAAACCTGTCAAGGCAAGCATCCTCGGTGCGTGAAGCGGTCGAGGAAGTGAGCATAGACATGTGGGGAGGATTTACGAAGGTTGTGCAGCAAGTGTTTCCGAATGCCGTGATTGTCTACGACCGATTTCACGTGATGCGGATGGTTGTGTCCGAGGTCAAAAAGATTGCCCGTCAGTGTGGCATTGGCAAACGCAAGGAGCAGTGCTGTTTGCTGAAGAATGGCAAGGACTTGAGTGTCGAGGAGAGTGAGAAGTTGGAGGCCGCTCTGCAGCGGGACAAGCGTTTGCGTCAGGCCTACGAATACAAAGAAGAATTTCGGTTAATTTATGAAGAGAGTCAGACAGTGGAAGAAGGACAGCGGAACTTGGAAGCATGGCTGCTGAAAGTTCGCAAGGTCTATGGGAAGGTGGTGCAGACGATTAGTGAGCATTTCGAGGGGATCTGCAACTATTTTATCAGTCGTTCGAGTAGCGGTGTAATGGAGGGAATCAACAATCGAATCAAGTTGATTAAGCGTCAAGGTTACGGCTTTACAAACTTTGAGAACCTGCGTCTGCGTCTGCTGGCCTGCTTTACGGGAAAAGGCTCCCCTTCACACTGA
- a CDS encoding helix-turn-helix domain-containing protein, which produces MGLEITELLELPNIYVESYSKTDKGWLLQLRPLSDGMRCPGCGRFIDRVHQAPKVIIRDLAILKRPVHLQIPRRQFHCPDCQRYATEQLEFVDWRRRHTRRFEQDVYERVQHSSLEQIAREEGISPEEVRGIFEHVAAQSKKRLGRSGTHKHR; this is translated from the coding sequence ATGGGCCTCGAAATCACCGAACTCCTCGAACTACCGAACATCTACGTCGAATCCTACTCCAAGACCGACAAGGGGTGGCTGTTGCAGTTGCGCCCTCTCAGTGACGGCATGCGTTGCCCTGGTTGTGGACGGTTCATTGACCGTGTCCATCAAGCACCAAAAGTAATCATTCGCGACTTGGCTATTCTCAAACGACCCGTCCATCTACAAATCCCCCGCCGTCAATTTCACTGTCCAGATTGCCAACGCTACGCCACCGAGCAATTGGAGTTTGTCGATTGGCGGCGGCGACATACTCGACGTTTTGAGCAGGATGTTTATGAACGGGTACAACACTCAAGCCTCGAACAGATTGCCCGCGAAGAAGGGATCAGCCCGGAGGAAGTGCGCGGCATATTTGAGCATGTGGCGGCACAGTCAAAAAAAAGACTGGGACGCAGTGGTACGCATAAGCATCGATGA